Proteins found in one uncultured Fretibacterium sp. genomic segment:
- the dnaN gene encoding DNA polymerase III subunit beta: MKIELDRLEFLKAWQMTERSSSTKSTISAVSGILITASEEQTYLEATDFKTAIRCLAQGVQTVTAGSAVLPVRIFGEFLKKMPHDKVSLEINDERGTLSAGRNRTRFATWPVSEFPNIPRSDGADPLCTIVAADLARAISEGSVASSTPADFPKYLGACLLKAQKDLLKVVATDGKRLSLSQCPREAGAEVDLLLPIPALKELVRLLMGNAPESRIDVLYDGSTVWFRLEGLEFSARRVESSFPNYEKILTPGASTTLRIQRDELLPALERIDIMVRNTLTRLVVFHLSPGGEFRLTGRAPELGTTVEVLDSNIDGDPLQVGFNVGFLQDGLRALGSGEIRMDFNGGEGQTRLLREGSEDFLYMLMPTRLSPQDLTEDEEVEEAEAKPDQEPLQALAELASESDRSHKGEGEPF; this comes from the coding sequence CGACCGCCTGGAGTTCCTAAAGGCCTGGCAGATGACCGAGCGATCCAGCAGCACCAAAAGCACCATCAGTGCCGTAAGCGGCATTCTGATCACAGCCTCGGAGGAACAGACGTATCTAGAGGCCACGGACTTCAAGACCGCAATACGCTGCTTGGCCCAGGGTGTCCAGACCGTCACCGCAGGTTCGGCGGTCCTGCCGGTCCGAATCTTCGGTGAGTTTCTCAAAAAAATGCCCCACGACAAGGTCTCGCTGGAAATTAACGACGAGAGAGGCACGCTCTCCGCAGGGAGGAACCGAACTCGTTTTGCCACCTGGCCGGTCTCGGAGTTCCCCAACATCCCTCGAAGCGATGGGGCAGACCCCCTGTGCACCATCGTCGCAGCGGACCTGGCCCGGGCTATCTCCGAGGGTTCGGTCGCCAGTTCGACGCCCGCGGACTTTCCAAAGTACCTGGGCGCCTGTTTGCTGAAAGCCCAAAAGGACCTTCTCAAGGTTGTGGCCACGGACGGAAAGCGGCTCTCCCTCTCCCAGTGTCCCCGCGAAGCCGGGGCGGAGGTCGACCTGCTGCTCCCCATTCCGGCCCTTAAGGAGCTGGTGCGCCTTCTGATGGGGAACGCGCCGGAGTCCCGGATAGACGTCCTGTACGACGGCTCCACCGTCTGGTTCCGTCTGGAGGGCCTGGAGTTCTCGGCGCGCCGCGTGGAGTCCTCCTTTCCGAACTATGAGAAGATCCTCACGCCCGGGGCCTCCACGACCCTCAGAATCCAGCGCGACGAGCTGTTGCCCGCTCTGGAGCGCATCGACATCATGGTCCGCAACACCCTGACCCGCCTCGTGGTGTTTCACCTCTCGCCCGGTGGGGAGTTCCGTCTGACCGGCAGGGCGCCGGAGCTGGGGACCACCGTGGAGGTTCTGGACTCCAACATCGATGGTGATCCGCTCCAGGTGGGATTCAACGTCGGGTTCCTTCAGGACGGCCTGAGGGCGCTCGGCAGCGGGGAGATCCGCATGGACTTCAACGGCGGGGAGGGACAGACGCGGCTGCTTCGGGAGGGCTCGGAGGATTTTCTGTACATGCTCATGCCAACCCGCCTGAGCCCCCAGGATCTCACGGAGGACGAGGAGGTCGAAGAGGCCGAAGCCAAGCCCGACCAGGAACCCCT